The stretch of DNA CAAAGCCATTAAGAACCTAACTTTAATAGATGTCGACATAAAATGGGTCAATGATATCTACCTAAACAATCATAAAATTGGAGGAATCCTTACTGAGGCAATGACGTCTGTAGAAACAGGCCTAGTCACAGATATCATTATTGGAGTAGGGATCAACTTTACTATTAAAGACTTCCCTCAAGAATTAAAAGAAAAAGCTGCTAGTTTATTCAAAGCTCCAGCACCTATTACCAGAAATGAATTAATCATTGAAATATGGCGTGCTTTCTTCGAAACACCTGCAGAAGAGCTATTATACCTTTACAAAAAACAGTCATTCGTTCTAGGAAAAGAAGTTACTTTCACACTAGATCAAAAAGACCACAAGGGACTTGCTAAAGACATCTCTGAAAGTGGTAAACTTTTAGTTCAATGTGATAACGGAAAAGAAATTTGGCTAAATAGCGGAGAAATTTCACTCAAGGGTTGGAAGTAATAATAAACTAGCACAACCATAAAATCGACAATATATAAAGATTTTAGCTTTTCTTCAACCCACTACAGTTGACAAAGAGCGCAAAAAAAC from Streptococcus mitis encodes:
- the birA gene encoding bifunctional biotin--[acetyl-CoA-carboxylase] ligase/biotin operon repressor BirA, yielding MKSYQAVYQILTKETDYISGEKIAEELSLSRTSIWKAIKRLEQEGIEIDSIKNRGYKLLNGDLLLPDLIQENLPITVNFKSETKSTQIDAKEAIDRGYETNTLYLASYQTAGRGRFQRSFYSPQGGIYMTLHLKPNLPYDKLPSYTLLVAGAVYKAIKNLTLIDVDIKWVNDIYLNNHKIGGILTEAMTSVETGLVTDIIIGVGINFTIKDFPQELKEKAASLFKAPAPITRNELIIEIWRAFFETPAEELLYLYKKQSFVLGKEVTFTLDQKDHKGLAKDISESGKLLVQCDNGKEIWLNSGEISLKGWK